One Lysinibacillus sp. OF-1 DNA segment encodes these proteins:
- a CDS encoding AraC family transcriptional regulator: MDSLTRLNEAVAYIEAHLTEEIDLKEATRIAYCSDYHFKRMFSFLAGVSLSEYIRRRRLTLAALELSHSSKRILDIAICYGYRSADAFTRAFQQMHGITPSEARQSGQILKAFPRMTFQLTIKGGSEMNYRLEQKEAFHIIGLMKRVPIVFQGENQAITELARSLTMADIEQLKKLSNIEPKGIIQASTNFSEGRMEEKGELDHYIGVATTEKGTHHFTALDVPACTWAVFEAVGPFPQTLQEMWGRIYAEWFPSSSYEQVAGPEIVRHASTDFSSPTFTSEIWIPIYKKEPFA, from the coding sequence ATGGATTCTTTAACAAGATTAAATGAGGCAGTGGCGTATATTGAAGCTCATCTAACAGAAGAAATAGACTTAAAAGAGGCTACAAGAATAGCTTATTGCTCGGACTATCATTTTAAACGAATGTTTTCCTTTCTAGCAGGGGTATCGTTGTCGGAGTATATTCGTCGTAGGCGGTTGACACTTGCCGCTCTAGAACTGTCGCATTCCTCTAAGAGAATCCTTGATATTGCCATTTGTTATGGCTATCGCTCCGCAGATGCTTTTACAAGAGCCTTTCAGCAAATGCACGGCATCACACCATCCGAGGCGAGGCAAAGTGGTCAAATCTTAAAAGCCTTCCCCCGGATGACCTTCCAACTTACTATTAAAGGAGGTAGTGAAATGAATTACCGACTCGAGCAAAAAGAAGCATTTCACATTATCGGACTCATGAAAAGAGTACCAATTGTTTTTCAAGGAGAAAATCAAGCAATAACAGAGCTGGCTCGCTCTTTGACAATGGCGGACATTGAGCAACTGAAAAAGCTGTCCAATATCGAACCAAAGGGGATAATCCAAGCCTCCACCAACTTTTCAGAAGGGAGAATGGAAGAAAAGGGAGAACTCGACCATTATATTGGAGTGGCCACAACAGAAAAAGGTACCCACCACTTTACAGCGTTGGATGTACCTGCGTGTACGTGGGCCGTATTTGAAGCGGTCGGACCATTCCCGCAAACACTACAGGAAATGTGGGGCCGCATCTATGCCGAATGGTTCCCATCCTCTAGCTATGAGCAAGTAGCTGGCCCTGAAATCGTGCGTCATGCAAGCACCGATTTCTCCTCCCCAACATTTACAAGTGAAATATGGATCCCCATTTATAAAAAGGAGCCTTTTGCGTAA
- the csaA gene encoding chaperone CsaA translates to MATIEDFIALDIRIGTVIEAEELPKARVPAIKMTIDFGEELGIKQSSAQITKRYTPAQMIGKQVVAIVNFPPRRVAGFKSEVLVIGGVPVEGDVILLTPDQQVPNGTKIQ, encoded by the coding sequence ATGGCTACCATTGAAGATTTTATAGCACTTGATATACGAATTGGCACGGTTATAGAGGCAGAGGAATTGCCAAAAGCGCGTGTTCCTGCGATTAAAATGACCATTGATTTTGGTGAAGAGCTTGGCATTAAACAGTCTTCTGCACAAATTACCAAGCGTTATACACCGGCGCAAATGATTGGGAAGCAAGTAGTGGCAATTGTTAATTTTCCTCCCCGCCGTGTCGCTGGTTTTAAGTCTGAGGTGTTAGTTATTGGTGGGGTGCCTGTAGAGGGCGATGTGATCCTGTTAACACCTGATCAGCAGGTACCAAATGGCACAAAAATACAGTAA